From Candidatus Manganitrophus morganii, the proteins below share one genomic window:
- the greA gene encoding transcription elongation factor GreA, with protein sequence MKVPMTQNGYEQIQKELERLKRVERPHVIALIAEARAHGDLSENAEYAAAKEKQSFVEGRIRELEDKLANAQVIDTSNLSTEKVVFGVTVTIMDLQTDEEKKYTLVGQDEADLKDGKISVQSPVGKALIGKRVGDSVSIVTPSKTVEYEILKITFE encoded by the coding sequence GTGAAAGTACCCATGACCCAAAACGGGTATGAGCAAATTCAAAAGGAACTCGAGCGATTGAAGCGTGTCGAGCGTCCCCACGTCATCGCCTTGATCGCAGAGGCGCGGGCGCACGGCGATCTTTCGGAGAACGCGGAGTATGCGGCGGCGAAGGAGAAGCAGAGCTTCGTCGAGGGACGGATCCGGGAGCTGGAAGACAAGCTGGCGAACGCGCAGGTGATCGACACGAGCAATCTTTCGACCGAAAAGGTGGTCTTCGGCGTGACGGTCACCATTATGGATCTTCAAACCGACGAAGAAAAGAAGTATACCCTCGTCGGCCAAGACGAGGCCGATCTGAAGGATGGAAAAATTTCCGTTCAATCCCCCGTTGGAAAAGCGCTGATCGGAAAACGGGTCGGCGACTCGGTCTCGATCGTCACCCCCTCCAAGACCGTCGAATACGAAATTCTCAAAATCACATTTGAATGA
- a CDS encoding SAM-dependent chlorinase/fluorinase, whose product MRGKKRPASHSATRNPKSATFALGPVITLTTDFGLSDYFVGSVKGVLLQRAPGVSLIDITHEIPPQDLITAAFILKEASLYFPKGTVHLAVVDPGVGTDRRKILAAEGGQLYAAPDNGILTYILQRKGCRVYAVGETPLLSQEKSPTFAGRDHFAPIAALLATGTPPGALGAEIKDPVVIEGLWPKRGEGEIVGKIVYIDRFGNAIANVTEADLKGSIGRSEWALRVKGVRLSGLKKSYAEGKKGAANLIVNSSGHLEIFVPGGSARDLLGLRLLDEAMIEKI is encoded by the coding sequence ATGCGGGGTAAAAAAAGGCCGGCATCTCACTCCGCAACCCGAAACCCGAAATCGGCGACATTCGCCCTCGGCCCCGTCATCACCCTCACCACCGATTTCGGCTTAAGCGATTACTTCGTCGGAAGCGTCAAAGGGGTCCTGCTCCAAAGGGCCCCCGGCGTTTCGCTGATCGACATCACCCATGAGATCCCTCCGCAAGATCTGATCACCGCCGCCTTCATCCTCAAGGAGGCCTCGCTTTATTTTCCGAAAGGAACGGTTCATCTGGCGGTCGTCGATCCCGGCGTTGGAACCGATCGGCGGAAAATCCTCGCCGCCGAGGGAGGACAGCTCTACGCGGCTCCCGACAACGGCATCCTCACTTATATCCTTCAGAGGAAAGGATGCCGGGTTTATGCCGTCGGTGAGACGCCGCTCCTCTCACAGGAAAAGAGTCCGACGTTCGCCGGCCGGGATCATTTTGCCCCGATCGCGGCCCTTCTTGCGACGGGGACGCCGCCGGGGGCATTGGGCGCTGAGATCAAAGACCCCGTTGTCATCGAAGGGCTTTGGCCCAAAAGAGGGGAGGGAGAGATCGTCGGAAAAATTGTCTATATCGATCGTTTCGGAAACGCGATTGCCAACGTGACCGAAGCCGATTTGAAAGGGTCGATCGGCAGATCCGAATGGGCGCTTCGTGTAAAGGGGGTTCGACTGTCGGGCCTGAAGAAGAGTTATGCGGAGGGGAAGAAGGGCGCAGCCAATCTCATCGTGAACAGCTCGGGGCATCTGGAGATCTTCGTTCCGGGGGGGAGCGCGCGCGACCTTCTGGGGCTCCGTCTGTTGGATGAAGCGATGATCGAAAAGATTTAA